From the genome of Candidatus Zixiibacteriota bacterium:
GTTGAAAGTTTGTAAAGTTAAAAGTTGAAAGTTGAACTTTATAACTTTATAAACTTGATAACTTTTAACTTTCCGACTTATAAACTTGATAACTTTTAACTTTCCGACTTGATAACTTTATAAACTTTAAACTCCCCGACTTGATAACTTTTAACTTTCCGACTTGATAACTTTATAAACTTGATAACTTTTAACTCCCCGACTTTATAACTTTATAAACTTTATAAACTTTAAACTTTCCAACTTTCAACTTTATGAACTTTGAACTAATTTCCATAATTATTCCCGTATATAACGAAGAAAAGAATATTTCTTTGCTTTATGCTGAATTGGTAAAAGCGTGGAAGGAGCTTCGGGATAAATACGATTATGAGATTATTTTTGTGGATGACGGGAGTAAAGACAGTTCCATTAAAGAAATAGAGAAACTGGCGGAGAAAGATGATAAAGTAAAATATCTGCAGTTTTCCCGCAATTTCGGGAAAGAGCTGGCTATTACTGCCGGCCTTCGCGAAGCCAAAGGCAATGCGGCGATTATGATTGACGCCGATCTTCAGCATCCGGCGGAATTAATCCCGCGTTTTATAGAAAAATGGAAAGAAGGAACGGAGGTGGTGGTGGGCGTGAGAAAGAAAAATAAACAAGAAGGATTAATCAAAAAAACAGGTTCGTTTCTGTTTTACAAAATAATCAACGCCATTGCCGAGATAAAGGTAACTCCCAACGCCACGGATTTTAGATTGTTGGACAGGATAGTTATAAATGAATTTAACCGGTTCACCGAAAAGAACAGGATGAGCCGGGCGTTGGTTGACTGGCTGGGATTTAAGCGGGATTATATTTATTTTAACGCTAACGCGAGAATGGACGGCAAAGCGGGATACGGCACTTTGAAACTGATTAAACTGGCTTTGTCGGGTTTTATTTCCTTAAGTCTGG
Proteins encoded in this window:
- a CDS encoding glycosyltransferase family 2 protein, yielding MNFELISIIIPVYNEEKNISLLYAELVKAWKELRDKYDYEIIFVDDGSKDSSIKEIEKLAEKDDKVKYLQFSRNFGKELAITAGLREAKGNAAIMIDADLQHPAELIPRFIEKWKEGTEVVVGVRKKNKQEGLIKKTGSFLFYKIINAIAEIKVTPNATDFRLLDRIVINEFNRFTEKNRMSRALVDWLGFKRDYIYFNANARMDGKAGYGTLKLIKLALSGFISLSLVPLKIAGYLGIIIVIFSGSLGLFIFIEKYVLDDPWNMNFSYPSILAVINLFLIGVVLSCLGLVALYIANIHREVINRPMYIIRSKK